In one window of Campylobacter hepaticus DNA:
- a CDS encoding ABC transporter permease subunit produces MNLFNGYKTKKLVKDLARILDVNLEELRKDWEKQAKYPQILDYKILKGRSLWQNAMRRFFKNKAAMISLAFIIIVILFSLFGSILSQYDYDQTDFALIASAPSFENGHYFGTDNSGRDLFVRVAMGGRISLLVGIIGALMAIVIGVIYGASSGYIGGKTDIIMMRILEIFSALPFMFLVILLITFFGQSIFLIFVAIGAVSWLDMARIVRGQTLSLKNKEFVQAALVCGVSTRSIIFKHIIPNLLGLVIVYASLLVPGMILFESFLSFLGLGVL; encoded by the coding sequence ATGAATTTATTTAATGGATATAAAACAAAAAAATTAGTTAAAGATTTGGCAAGAATTCTTGATGTAAATTTAGAAGAACTTAGGAAAGATTGGGAAAAGCAAGCTAAATATCCTCAGATTTTAGATTATAAAATTCTAAAAGGAAGGAGTTTATGGCAAAATGCTATGAGAAGATTTTTTAAAAATAAGGCCGCAATGATTAGTTTGGCTTTTATTATTATAGTGATTTTATTCTCTCTTTTTGGTTCTATTTTATCACAATATGATTATGATCAAACAGATTTTGCTTTGATTGCTTCAGCACCTAGTTTTGAAAATGGACATTATTTTGGGACTGATAATTCAGGTAGGGATTTATTTGTAAGAGTGGCTATGGGCGGTAGAATTTCTTTATTAGTTGGTATTATAGGTGCTTTAATGGCTATAGTTATTGGAGTAATTTATGGAGCAAGTTCTGGATATATAGGAGGTAAGACAGATATTATCATGATGAGAATTTTAGAGATTTTTTCTGCTTTGCCTTTTATGTTTCTTGTCATACTTTTAATTACATTTTTTGGACAAAGTATTTTTTTAATTTTTGTTGCTATAGGGGCGGTTAGTTGGCTTGATATGGCAAGGATAGTAAGAGGACAAACTTTAAGTCTTAAAAACAAAGAATTTGTTCAAGCTGCTTTGGTATGCGGTGTTAGCACAAGAAGCATTATTTTTAAACATATAATACCCAATTTATTAGGACTTGTAATTGTGTATGCATCTTTGCTTGTTCCTGGAATGATATTGTTTGAGTCATTTTTGAGCTTTTTAGGTCTTGGGGTTCTTTGA
- a CDS encoding ATP-binding cassette domain-containing protein, with the protein MLLEVKNLKISFKTADGVVKAVNDISFSLNKGQTLGIVGESGSGKSQSVFALLGLLAKNSIVEGIILFEGEEILNLNSKKMNALRLEKISIIFQDSMTSLNPYMKLGDQLMEVLIVHKKMTYKRAFTESLHMLDAVKIPEAKKRMQMYPHELSGGMRQRIMIAMALLCKPKLLIADEPITALDVTVQAQIMALLKELQKELDMAIILITHDLGVVANSCDNVLVMYAGRVMEYANVEDIFYYPTYPYTLGLIKTIPRLDLQKKSFI; encoded by the coding sequence ATGTTATTAGAAGTTAAAAATTTAAAAATTAGTTTTAAAACAGCAGATGGAGTTGTAAAAGCTGTTAATGATATAAGTTTTAGTTTAAATAAAGGTCAAACCCTTGGAATAGTTGGAGAATCAGGTTCTGGAAAGTCTCAAAGTGTATTTGCTTTACTAGGTTTGTTGGCAAAAAATAGTATAGTTGAGGGTATTATTTTATTTGAAGGTGAAGAAATTTTAAATTTAAATTCTAAGAAGATGAATGCTTTACGTTTGGAAAAAATATCTATTATTTTTCAAGATTCTATGACTTCTTTAAATCCCTATATGAAATTAGGAGATCAGCTTATGGAAGTTTTGATTGTACATAAAAAAATGACTTATAAAAGAGCTTTTACTGAATCGCTTCATATGCTAGATGCAGTAAAAATTCCAGAAGCTAAAAAAAGAATGCAAATGTATCCTCATGAGCTTTCTGGGGGAATGAGACAAAGAATCATGATTGCTATGGCTCTTTTATGTAAACCTAAACTTTTAATAGCAGATGAACCTATTACAGCTTTAGATGTAACAGTGCAAGCGCAAATTATGGCTTTACTTAAAGAATTGCAAAAAGAATTAGATATGGCTATTATTTTAATTACTCATGATTTGGGAGTTGTTGCAAATTCTTGTGATAATGTTTTAGTTATGTATGCTGGTAGGGTTATGGAATATGCTAATGTAGAGGATATTTTTTATTATCCAACTTATCCTTATACTTTAGGGCTTATAAAAACTATTCCACGTTTAGATTTGCAAAAAAAGAGCTTCATTTGA
- a CDS encoding ABC transporter permease subunit, producing the protein MPGVGQLFVNGALNRDYSLVLSLTIIVGFFTILFNAIADIIYAFLDPKITN; encoded by the coding sequence ATTCCAGGTGTAGGACAGCTTTTTGTTAACGGGGCTTTAAATAGAGATTATTCTTTAGTGCTTTCTTTGACTATTATAGTAGGATTTTTTACTATACTTTTTAATGCTATAGCTGATATTATTTATGCTTTTTTGGATCCTAAAATAACAAATTAA